One segment of Anatilimnocola aggregata DNA contains the following:
- a CDS encoding redoxin domain-containing protein, with product MRTVFTTFVVVAFASLLSGLTARGADPFAGADPSWALLHEPAVVAELKLSSTQRVAYQELMDSVDLRFFPLRNKSREVVVAVVDEIMGECQQKLNTLLLPAQSKRFREILMRKLGTAALVRDDLDLQMDYTDEQLKQLKTIVDKAAAAVTALEKEASEGKPRQPLEEKFKDVKLKEQQEILALLKPAQRTKWQQAVGAPFDLSRLGQTAYRAPEIVDTKDWINSPAMKLADQRGKVVVLHFYAFGCSNCIHNYPWYREWHDKFQGKDVVLIGVHTPETAGEREAANVRSSATKEKFAFPVVIDGKSENWNAWGNSMWPSVYLIDKRGYLRHFWPGELKWQGLDGEKYMRERIEQLLTETDAKS from the coding sequence ATGCGGACAGTTTTCACTACGTTCGTTGTCGTCGCCTTTGCTTCACTGCTGTCGGGACTCACTGCGCGCGGCGCGGATCCATTTGCCGGTGCCGATCCTTCCTGGGCTTTGCTGCACGAGCCGGCCGTGGTCGCAGAACTCAAGCTGAGTTCAACCCAGCGCGTGGCCTATCAGGAGTTGATGGATAGCGTCGATCTGCGCTTCTTTCCGCTGCGGAACAAGTCGCGCGAAGTGGTTGTCGCCGTAGTCGACGAGATCATGGGAGAGTGCCAGCAGAAACTCAACACTTTGCTCCTGCCTGCGCAAAGCAAGCGGTTCCGCGAAATCCTCATGAGAAAGCTGGGGACAGCTGCCCTGGTGCGGGACGATCTCGATTTGCAAATGGACTATACCGACGAACAGTTGAAGCAACTCAAGACGATCGTCGACAAGGCTGCAGCGGCAGTCACTGCGCTTGAGAAAGAGGCCAGCGAAGGGAAGCCGCGCCAGCCGCTCGAAGAGAAATTCAAAGATGTCAAGCTGAAGGAGCAACAGGAAATCCTCGCATTGCTCAAACCGGCTCAGCGGACCAAATGGCAACAGGCGGTTGGCGCGCCGTTCGATCTTTCGCGGCTGGGACAAACCGCCTATCGCGCTCCAGAGATCGTCGATACCAAGGACTGGATCAACTCACCCGCCATGAAACTCGCCGACCAACGTGGCAAGGTTGTCGTACTCCATTTCTACGCCTTCGGCTGCAGCAACTGCATTCACAACTATCCGTGGTATCGCGAATGGCACGACAAGTTTCAGGGAAAGGACGTTGTCTTGATCGGCGTGCACACACCCGAGACTGCTGGCGAGCGCGAGGCGGCCAATGTCCGCAGTTCTGCCACCAAGGAAAAATTTGCCTTCCCGGTGGTGATTGACGGCAAGAGTGAGAACTGGAACGCCTGGGGAAACTCGATGTGGCCTTCGGTGTACCTTATCGACAAGCGCGGCTACCTGCGGCACTTCTGGCCCGGCGAGTTGAAATGGCAAGGCCTCGACGGCGAGAAGTACATGCGCGAGCGGATTGAACAGCTGCTGACAGAGACGGACGCGAAGTCATAG
- a CDS encoding CRTAC1 family protein: MNNYIVQSFVALLFGSLSACAVVAAEPTAEPVRLPLVKVAPEESGLTHVINSEPERGKLDYPWMSPPIDFDGDGQLDLIVYGHHGGGAAIWLGRGNAKFVLDEGPYARRWLFGARDPVWWAGGNAPHAIGTEGSNISGYFFLNDGAGNYRKSAQQLPQAGYGDFQLADLDGDGLHREAYMSGAGAALRLTPSPDQWPTAADAKLKSETLWESESLVGWPAGIEHGRGPGRPGYRDAYAVDLDGDERNELIVHFRGEGFYSSQLFTWILVRKESKDGSSWQDATAAFGLPASATAWLFPEDLDVDGDLDLVDLHSGRWHANDGRGKFAQQEQLVFDPEKRGLPNRRGHPWTTDNELQWLDLDNNGYRDLVTASDHGTQHGAFLNLGGGRFVEVDGILGGRRNRKFGDVDNYGRLDMATFDGKQLTLHRNQTAASGLHVKLVPKAAGDVHLGAKLWVYQPGKLGDAKSLVHYRQGFMERSAGRSTVLVPRLHIGLGEFKTVDVRVRFPSGVVREISGASAGSEVVLYETKKL, translated from the coding sequence ATGAACAATTACATCGTGCAATCATTCGTGGCGCTCTTGTTCGGTAGTTTGTCGGCATGCGCGGTTGTGGCTGCCGAGCCGACGGCGGAGCCTGTTCGCTTGCCGCTGGTCAAGGTGGCTCCCGAGGAGTCTGGCCTGACGCATGTGATTAACAGCGAGCCGGAGCGCGGGAAGCTCGACTATCCCTGGATGTCGCCGCCAATCGACTTCGACGGTGATGGCCAGCTCGACTTGATTGTCTATGGTCATCATGGGGGTGGCGCGGCGATCTGGCTCGGTCGTGGCAACGCGAAGTTCGTGCTCGACGAGGGGCCCTATGCTCGTCGCTGGCTCTTTGGTGCCCGCGATCCGGTCTGGTGGGCTGGTGGCAACGCGCCGCATGCTATTGGCACTGAGGGGAGCAACATCTCTGGTTACTTCTTTTTAAATGACGGTGCGGGCAACTATCGCAAGTCAGCTCAACAACTGCCGCAAGCCGGCTATGGCGATTTTCAGCTGGCCGATCTCGACGGCGATGGTCTGCATCGCGAAGCGTACATGAGTGGCGCCGGCGCGGCACTTCGCTTGACTCCCTCGCCCGACCAATGGCCCACCGCCGCAGATGCCAAGCTGAAGAGCGAAACGTTGTGGGAATCCGAGTCGCTGGTGGGTTGGCCCGCAGGCATCGAACATGGCCGCGGCCCCGGTCGCCCCGGCTATCGAGATGCCTACGCGGTTGATCTGGATGGGGACGAGCGCAATGAATTAATCGTGCACTTCCGCGGCGAAGGTTTTTACAGCTCGCAACTCTTCACTTGGATACTGGTGCGCAAAGAGTCGAAAGATGGTTCAAGCTGGCAAGACGCGACCGCTGCTTTCGGCCTGCCGGCAAGCGCCACCGCCTGGCTGTTTCCTGAAGATTTAGATGTCGATGGCGACCTGGACCTGGTCGACCTGCATTCTGGCAGGTGGCACGCCAACGATGGTCGCGGCAAGTTTGCCCAGCAGGAGCAGCTTGTGTTTGATCCCGAAAAGCGCGGGCTGCCGAATCGTCGTGGTCATCCCTGGACGACCGACAACGAACTGCAATGGCTCGATCTCGATAACAACGGCTATCGCGACCTGGTCACCGCCAGCGATCATGGCACTCAACATGGGGCGTTTCTCAACCTGGGTGGCGGTCGTTTTGTGGAAGTCGACGGCATCCTGGGTGGCCGCCGCAACCGCAAGTTTGGCGATGTCGACAACTACGGACGACTCGACATGGCCACCTTCGATGGCAAGCAACTCACCCTGCATCGCAACCAGACCGCGGCAAGCGGACTGCATGTGAAGTTGGTCCCCAAAGCTGCTGGCGACGTTCACCTGGGCGCTAAGCTCTGGGTTTATCAACCCGGCAAATTGGGCGACGCCAAGTCCCTGGTTCACTATCGCCAGGGATTCATGGAGCGAAGCGCCGGCCGTTCGACGGTACTTGTGCCGCGGTTGCACATCGGCTTGGGTGAATTCAAGACGGTCGACGTTCGGGTTCGCTTTCCATCAGGAGTTGTGCGCGAGATCAGCGGAGCAAGCGCCGGCAGCGAAGTCGTGCTGTACGAAACGAAAAAGCTTTAG
- a CDS encoding acetolactate synthase: MSIGEGMDTGYVTARGKGFPTIRQFTVFLENRVGQLMEVIRRFEGSKVRIVALSINDATECAFVRFLLSHPEQGREILERAGLAIIESELIGVELPQTNQPLLEVCTALLQAEVNIVQAYPLLIRPHGQPAVALMVDNLDMAMSTLNAKGFSMIHEADLADED, translated from the coding sequence ATGAGCATTGGCGAGGGAATGGATACCGGCTATGTCACCGCCCGTGGCAAGGGCTTCCCCACCATTCGGCAGTTCACCGTGTTTCTGGAAAACCGGGTCGGACAGCTGATGGAAGTGATTCGCCGCTTCGAAGGAAGCAAGGTGCGAATCGTGGCTCTTTCGATCAACGATGCCACCGAATGCGCGTTTGTCCGGTTTCTGCTCAGTCATCCGGAGCAGGGGCGTGAGATTCTCGAACGGGCCGGGCTGGCGATTATCGAGAGCGAACTGATCGGCGTCGAGTTGCCGCAGACCAACCAACCACTGCTGGAAGTTTGCACGGCTCTTCTGCAGGCTGAGGTGAACATTGTCCAGGCGTATCCGCTGCTGATTCGTCCGCACGGTCAGCCAGCCGTCGCCCTGATGGTCGACAACCTCGACATGGCCATGTCGACCCTGAATGCCAAGGGTTTCTCGATGATTCACGAAGCCGACCTGGCCGACGAAGACTAG
- a CDS encoding MFS transporter has protein sequence MSRASDPLKSPAHAGPSGTGIKLFFMMVLEFFIWGAWLPLIFGYLPAMGLTENEQKLILSAFPVAAIIGMFFSNQFADRNFSAERFMAFSHLVGGLAMAGLAWVRFDRLPLEAGEVIKPYDTPFWIFFGLMSVHCLLYVPTISIANSIAFSHMKNSEKEFGIVRMGGTIGWILAAWPIAFILYGKPEAEVLKATSAIFIVSGGASLLLAAFSLILPHTPPNKATGAESFALLRALKLLATPAILVLFIATFIDSTIHNGYFVMTGNFLARAGIEPAWIMVVMSLGQVAEILTMMFLGLVLSKLGWRWTMIIGILGHAARFSVFALFPESTTLLVAVQFLHGICYAFFFATVYIYIDKVFPKDIRTSAQGLFNFLILGVGDLAAKWLFIPLQTHFVGPTGLTGYRELFMIPTAMAIGAALLLLFFFHPPRDAEEPVAIKAPSH, from the coding sequence ATGAGTCGCGCGTCTGATCCCCTGAAGTCTCCCGCGCATGCCGGTCCCAGCGGAACGGGGATCAAGCTCTTCTTCATGATGGTGCTCGAGTTCTTTATCTGGGGCGCGTGGCTGCCGCTGATTTTCGGCTATCTTCCGGCCATGGGGCTCACCGAGAACGAACAGAAGTTGATTCTCAGCGCGTTTCCGGTTGCGGCCATCATTGGCATGTTTTTCAGCAATCAGTTTGCCGATCGTAATTTCTCGGCCGAGCGCTTCATGGCGTTCAGTCACCTGGTTGGCGGCCTGGCAATGGCCGGGCTGGCTTGGGTGAGGTTCGATCGCCTGCCGCTGGAAGCGGGCGAAGTGATTAAGCCCTACGATACGCCGTTTTGGATCTTCTTCGGCCTGATGTCCGTCCACTGCCTGTTGTATGTGCCAACGATTTCGATTGCCAATTCGATCGCCTTCAGCCACATGAAGAACTCGGAGAAGGAGTTCGGCATTGTGCGGATGGGTGGCACCATCGGCTGGATTCTCGCAGCCTGGCCGATTGCCTTCATTCTGTATGGCAAGCCCGAAGCCGAAGTGCTGAAGGCGACGAGTGCGATCTTTATTGTCTCGGGCGGGGCTTCGCTGCTGCTGGCGGCGTTTAGCTTGATATTGCCACACACGCCGCCGAATAAGGCGACCGGAGCGGAAAGCTTCGCGCTGTTGCGGGCTCTCAAATTGCTGGCAACACCCGCGATTTTGGTGCTGTTCATTGCCACGTTCATCGACTCGACGATTCACAACGGCTATTTCGTAATGACGGGCAATTTCCTAGCTCGCGCCGGGATTGAGCCAGCTTGGATCATGGTGGTGATGAGCCTGGGCCAGGTTGCCGAAATTCTGACCATGATGTTCCTCGGCCTCGTACTCTCGAAGTTGGGCTGGCGCTGGACGATGATCATTGGCATCTTGGGGCATGCCGCTCGGTTCTCCGTCTTCGCCCTGTTCCCGGAGAGTACGACGCTGCTGGTGGCGGTCCAGTTCCTGCACGGCATTTGCTATGCGTTCTTCTTTGCGACGGTTTACATCTATATCGATAAGGTCTTTCCGAAGGACATTCGCACCAGTGCTCAGGGGTTGTTCAATTTTTTGATCCTCGGCGTCGGCGACCTCGCGGCCAAGTGGCTCTTTATTCCGTTGCAGACCCATTTTGTCGGGCCCACGGGTCTGACCGGCTATCGCGAACTGTTCATGATTCCCACCGCAATGGCCATTGGTGCCGCGCTGCTATTGCTCTTCTTCTTCCATCCCCCGCGCGATGCCGAAGAACCTGTTGCCATTAAAGCGCCGTCGCATTAA
- a CDS encoding REP-associated tyrosine transposase — protein sequence MPNYRRNYVPGGTYFFTVVTYKRRPLFHDEVIRGLFREAIQHVQAKLPFEMFASVLLPEHFHCIWTLPHEDANYSRRWRQIKEKFTYLFLRSGHRGLERSASQKRHREQAIWQRRFWEHTVRDVDDLERCTNYIHWNPVKHNLAQRVKDWQWSSFHRFVQAGDYPLDWGSADPCPGYHSPEWE from the coding sequence ATGCCGAACTATCGCAGGAACTACGTGCCGGGAGGTACCTATTTCTTTACGGTGGTTACCTACAAGCGACGACCGCTCTTTCACGATGAAGTAATCAGAGGGCTCTTTCGCGAGGCCATTCAACACGTCCAAGCGAAGCTGCCTTTTGAAATGTTTGCTTCGGTTCTGTTGCCCGAGCATTTCCACTGCATCTGGACGTTGCCGCACGAGGACGCGAACTATTCACGCCGGTGGCGACAGATCAAGGAAAAGTTCACCTACCTGTTTCTTCGATCTGGCCACCGAGGCTTGGAACGGTCGGCGTCTCAGAAAAGGCATCGGGAACAGGCAATTTGGCAACGTCGTTTTTGGGAACATACGGTTCGAGATGTTGACGATCTCGAGCGATGCACGAACTACATCCACTGGAATCCGGTGAAGCACAACCTGGCTCAACGCGTGAAAGATTGGCAGTGGTCATCCTTTCATCGCTTTGTGCAAGCAGGTGACTATCCGTTGGATTGGGGAAGTGCAGATCCTTGTCCCGGTTATCATTCGCCCGAGTGGGAGTAG
- the hemB gene encoding porphobilinogen synthase: MNQRSAADSGFPTTRMRRLRYNAGVRALIRETTLAPANLILPLFVRPGKNIKQPIGSMPGQFQLSLDQLAKEAKEAEQLGIAGVILFGIPAEKDLQGSDSYCDQGIVQQAVRTVKEAAPKLLVLTDVCFCEYTSHGHCGLLEERNGQQDVANDPTLALLGKQAVSHAQAGADMVAPSGMMDGMVGAIRYALDHAGFSHLPLMSYAAKYSSAFYGPFRDAAESAPQFGDRRTYQMDPAAAAGQALREVELDLREGADMIMVKPALAYLDIIRDVRENFPGVPLAAYNVSGEYSLVKAAAANGWVDERTLALEMLTAIKRAGASIILTYWAKDVARWLS, from the coding sequence ATGAACCAACGTTCGGCTGCCGATTCGGGTTTTCCCACTACACGCATGCGGCGCTTGCGCTACAACGCGGGCGTGCGCGCACTGATTCGCGAGACGACCCTTGCGCCAGCGAACCTGATTTTGCCGCTGTTTGTGCGGCCGGGAAAAAACATCAAGCAGCCAATTGGTTCGATGCCAGGGCAGTTTCAACTGTCGCTCGATCAACTGGCGAAGGAAGCGAAAGAAGCGGAGCAGCTCGGCATCGCCGGCGTGATTCTGTTCGGCATTCCAGCCGAAAAAGATCTGCAGGGAAGCGACTCGTATTGCGATCAAGGGATTGTGCAGCAGGCGGTGCGGACGGTGAAGGAAGCAGCACCCAAGTTGCTGGTGCTGACTGATGTTTGCTTTTGTGAATACACGAGTCACGGTCACTGTGGTTTGCTCGAAGAGCGGAATGGGCAGCAGGATGTTGCCAACGATCCGACGCTGGCGCTGCTAGGCAAGCAAGCGGTCAGTCACGCCCAAGCCGGAGCCGACATGGTCGCACCCAGTGGCATGATGGACGGCATGGTCGGTGCTATTCGTTATGCGCTCGATCATGCGGGCTTCAGTCACTTGCCGCTGATGAGTTACGCCGCTAAATATTCCAGTGCTTTCTATGGTCCGTTTCGCGATGCAGCTGAAAGCGCCCCGCAGTTTGGCGATCGGCGGACCTATCAAATGGACCCCGCGGCTGCCGCGGGCCAGGCCCTGCGCGAAGTCGAACTCGACCTGCGCGAAGGGGCCGACATGATCATGGTCAAGCCGGCGCTTGCCTATCTCGATATCATTCGCGACGTGCGCGAGAACTTTCCCGGCGTGCCGCTTGCGGCATACAACGTGTCAGGCGAGTACAGTCTGGTGAAGGCTGCAGCTGCCAATGGCTGGGTCGACGAACGAACGCTTGCGCTCGAAATGTTGACCGCAATCAAGCGGGCCGGCGCGAGCATCATTCTCACTTACTGGGCCAAAGACGTCGCCCGCTGGCTGAGTTAG
- the nadC gene encoding carboxylating nicotinate-nucleotide diphosphorylase: MAKEYRQLTWDADVEHDCRQLVRLAILEDLERGHDWTTVALASEEARSVANLVARQSGVIAGIEAARITLEEMEIAASWEPQVADGAKVERGALVARLRGPARGLLTAERTLLNLMGRMSGIATLTSEYVAAVAGTGARVYDTRKTTPGWRRLEKYSVRCGGGHNHRLGLFDGVLIKDNHLALGREGSAATRYTPAQAVQRAKAFLYEHGAGQERFAEMMVEVEVDSLAQLREVLPAGPDIVLLDNMPPDVLRQAVAIRNELAPHIELEASGGITLKTIRSVAETGVERISSGALTHSAIVLDVALDWQE; the protein is encoded by the coding sequence ATGGCCAAGGAATATCGTCAGCTAACGTGGGATGCCGATGTCGAGCACGACTGCCGCCAGCTCGTGCGGCTGGCGATTCTCGAAGACCTGGAGCGCGGCCACGATTGGACGACCGTCGCTCTCGCCAGCGAGGAAGCGCGATCGGTGGCGAATCTCGTGGCCCGCCAAAGTGGAGTGATTGCTGGCATTGAAGCTGCCCGCATCACGCTCGAAGAAATGGAGATCGCCGCTTCGTGGGAGCCGCAAGTTGCGGATGGCGCGAAGGTCGAGCGAGGTGCACTCGTTGCCCGTCTGCGCGGACCAGCCCGCGGCCTCCTTACTGCCGAGCGAACATTGCTGAACCTGATGGGACGCATGTCGGGCATTGCGACGTTAACCAGTGAATATGTCGCTGCTGTTGCTGGCACCGGAGCTCGCGTTTATGACACGCGCAAGACAACTCCCGGTTGGCGCAGGCTGGAGAAATATTCCGTCCGCTGCGGCGGTGGACATAACCATCGGCTCGGCCTCTTCGATGGCGTGCTCATCAAAGACAATCACCTGGCACTCGGTCGCGAAGGGTCAGCTGCTACCCGCTATACGCCGGCTCAAGCAGTGCAACGGGCGAAGGCCTTCTTGTACGAACATGGGGCCGGCCAAGAGCGCTTTGCCGAGATGATGGTCGAAGTGGAAGTTGATTCCCTGGCTCAGCTACGCGAGGTTCTACCCGCGGGGCCCGATATCGTCCTGCTCGATAACATGCCGCCCGACGTGCTTCGCCAAGCCGTGGCCATTCGCAACGAACTGGCCCCACACATTGAACTTGAAGCTTCCGGCGGCATCACGCTGAAGACGATTCGCAGCGTGGCCGAGACAGGCGTCGAGCGAATCAGCTCCGGAGCTCTCACCCATTCCGCGATCGTGCTCGACGTCGCGCTCGATTGGCAGGAATGA
- a CDS encoding amidohydrolase family protein, translating to MPLSRREISRRDWVIGSAAAGLLATTATAREEKPMLPLIDCHQHLWDVTKFKLPWLPASGVLARSYVLDDYRQAIVGTGIDRSVYMEVDVAPEQQTAEAEHLIAICKSGTAPTVGAVISGRPGDEAAFKKYIAQFKDSPQIKGVRQVLHGDSTPAGFCLSPAYVKSVQLLGEMGLSFDLCLRPGDLADASQLADKCPDTRLILDHCGNADPKAWLSATRRGDQKPDHTVEPWKKEIAEIAKRKNTLCKISGIIARVTKEWSADDLAPIVNHCLDSFGPDRVIFGSDWPVCLLGAPLKAWTEALRQIVAARSEAEQKKLFSENAVKYYRL from the coding sequence ATGCCTCTCTCTCGACGCGAAATCTCCCGACGTGACTGGGTCATCGGTTCTGCCGCAGCTGGTCTGTTGGCAACAACGGCCACCGCTCGCGAGGAAAAACCAATGCTTCCGCTCATCGATTGTCATCAGCACTTGTGGGATGTCACCAAGTTCAAGTTGCCTTGGCTTCCCGCCAGCGGAGTGCTCGCCCGCAGCTACGTGCTGGACGACTACCGCCAGGCCATCGTGGGAACCGGCATCGACCGCTCGGTTTATATGGAGGTCGATGTCGCGCCGGAACAACAGACTGCCGAGGCCGAGCACTTGATCGCAATCTGCAAGTCTGGCACCGCGCCCACAGTGGGTGCCGTTATCTCTGGCCGCCCCGGTGATGAAGCCGCATTTAAGAAGTACATCGCCCAGTTCAAAGACTCGCCGCAAATCAAAGGTGTGCGGCAAGTGCTCCATGGCGATAGCACCCCGGCCGGCTTCTGCCTTTCGCCCGCGTATGTGAAGAGTGTGCAATTGCTAGGCGAAATGGGGCTGAGCTTCGACCTTTGCCTGCGCCCTGGAGATCTGGCCGATGCTTCGCAGCTGGCCGACAAGTGCCCGGACACACGACTGATTCTCGACCACTGCGGCAACGCCGATCCCAAGGCCTGGCTCTCGGCCACCCGTCGCGGTGATCAAAAACCAGACCATACCGTGGAGCCCTGGAAAAAAGAGATCGCAGAAATTGCCAAGCGCAAGAACACCCTTTGCAAGATCAGCGGCATCATTGCCCGCGTCACGAAGGAGTGGTCAGCTGACGACCTAGCACCCATCGTCAATCACTGCCTCGATAGCTTCGGTCCCGACCGCGTCATCTTCGGCAGCGATTGGCCCGTCTGCCTCCTCGGTGCCCCACTTAAAGCCTGGACCGAAGCGCTGCGGCAAATCGTCGCCGCCCGATCCGAAGCAGAGCAGAAAAAGCTCTTCAGCGAGAACGCGGTGAAGTACTACCGCCTATAG
- a CDS encoding zinc ribbon domain-containing protein, translated as MKRHNQNDDDWDDEEFDNSDDEPTIDCPYCRREIHEDSQRCPYCERYISDEDSPPTRKPWWIYVTVGLLLFVMLDWLLWALYGLLF; from the coding sequence ATGAAACGACATAATCAAAACGACGACGATTGGGACGACGAAGAGTTCGACAATAGCGACGACGAACCAACTATCGATTGCCCCTATTGCCGGCGCGAGATTCACGAAGACTCCCAGCGCTGCCCGTATTGCGAACGCTACATCTCCGACGAAGACTCGCCTCCCACTCGCAAGCCCTGGTGGATCTATGTGACCGTGGGGCTGTTGCTGTTTGTTATGCTCGATTGGCTCCTGTGGGCCCTGTATGGCCTGCTGTTTTAG
- a CDS encoding cytochrome c peroxidase: protein MSLVSSTVLHRSGAQVSGLLVGLILLATCPAAEPAAPKLATQLRRPIALANDAQGEWLYVANRESGSITSLTAAGKVTSETAVGKQLSDFIPVPGSDLFLATDEQAHQLLVLRMKGDQITVLQRLAVSPYPVGVTVWDDGKQAAVTSLWSRRVSFLALNRNGDKKQEIARITKVLDLPFAPRKLIMLPQQQKLIVADSFSGKLAVIDPKKQTLEAVRQFPGHNIRGLGISPNGEMLLVSHQMLNELAHTIRNDVHWGLLMSNDLRWLKIESVLAGGKETYFGSHMHPLGEAGQGGGDPAGFDIATDGTVAVTMSGAGQIAVGKEEDFSLQRIEVGQRPVAVKIAADGKTALVVDQYADCLVRVDLALQEVTERISLGPTPELTEAQKGEVLFHDSRLAHDRWMSCHSCHADGHANGQMNDNFSDKSFGAPKRVLSLLSQKDTAPYGWNAKAEDLLVQIRNSLENTMQREDEIPADDVKAIAAYVSTLELPPPLDVLRGTTDSAAIARGKLVFENHDCARCHAGPNFTTPKAYDVGLTDKQGNKEFNPPSLRGLSHRGPFFHDNTAATLEDVFLKHQHPAKAVYSAEEIKDLVHYLRSL, encoded by the coding sequence ATGAGCCTAGTTTCTTCGACCGTTTTGCACCGTAGTGGTGCCCAAGTCAGCGGTCTGCTGGTCGGTTTGATTCTACTGGCAACATGCCCTGCCGCAGAGCCTGCAGCGCCCAAACTAGCCACGCAACTGAGGCGGCCAATTGCTCTGGCCAATGATGCCCAAGGGGAATGGCTGTATGTGGCCAATCGCGAGAGTGGCAGCATTACCTCGCTGACCGCAGCTGGCAAAGTCACCAGCGAAACAGCGGTCGGCAAACAACTGTCTGACTTCATTCCGGTGCCCGGCAGCGATCTGTTTCTAGCTACCGACGAGCAAGCTCATCAACTGTTGGTCTTGCGAATGAAGGGTGACCAGATCACCGTTCTGCAACGGTTGGCAGTGAGTCCCTATCCGGTCGGTGTGACCGTGTGGGACGACGGCAAGCAAGCGGCGGTCACTTCCCTTTGGTCGCGCCGCGTATCATTCCTCGCACTGAACCGTAACGGTGATAAGAAACAGGAAATCGCACGCATCACGAAGGTGCTCGACCTTCCCTTCGCGCCGCGCAAACTCATCATGCTGCCGCAGCAGCAAAAGTTGATCGTCGCCGATTCGTTCAGCGGCAAGCTGGCGGTGATTGACCCGAAGAAGCAAACGCTGGAAGCTGTTCGTCAATTCCCAGGGCACAACATCCGCGGGTTGGGGATCAGCCCGAATGGCGAAATGTTGCTCGTCTCGCACCAAATGCTCAACGAACTGGCCCATACCATTCGAAACGACGTTCACTGGGGCCTGCTGATGTCGAACGACCTGCGCTGGCTGAAGATCGAGTCGGTGCTGGCTGGCGGCAAGGAAACTTACTTCGGTTCGCACATGCACCCGCTGGGGGAAGCGGGCCAAGGTGGCGGCGATCCGGCGGGCTTCGATATCGCGACCGATGGAACGGTGGCGGTGACGATGTCTGGCGCGGGACAGATTGCCGTCGGCAAGGAAGAAGATTTTTCGCTCCAGCGGATCGAGGTCGGTCAGCGGCCCGTGGCGGTGAAGATCGCCGCCGATGGCAAAACGGCGCTGGTCGTCGATCAATATGCCGACTGCCTGGTGCGAGTCGACCTGGCGCTGCAAGAGGTGACCGAGCGGATTTCGCTGGGCCCCACGCCCGAGCTAACCGAAGCACAGAAGGGAGAGGTTCTGTTTCACGACTCGCGGCTAGCTCACGACCGCTGGATGAGTTGCCATAGTTGTCACGCCGATGGTCATGCCAACGGCCAGATGAACGACAACTTCAGCGACAAGTCGTTCGGCGCGCCGAAGCGAGTTCTGTCGCTCCTCTCGCAGAAAGATACTGCCCCTTACGGCTGGAATGCCAAGGCCGAAGACCTGCTCGTGCAGATTCGCAACTCGCTAGAGAACACGATGCAGCGAGAGGATGAAATTCCCGCTGACGACGTGAAGGCCATCGCCGCTTACGTGAGCACGCTCGAACTGCCGCCGCCGCTCGATGTGCTGCGCGGCACAACTGACTCAGCTGCCATCGCCCGCGGCAAACTCGTGTTCGAGAATCACGACTGTGCCCGCTGCCACGCCGGACCCAACTTCACCACGCCCAAAGCTTACGACGTGGGTCTGACCGACAAGCAAGGGAACAAAGAGTTCAACCCACCCAGCCTCCGCGGACTCAGTCATCGCGGCCCCTTCTTCCACGACAACACCGCGGCGACGCTCGAAGACGTTTTTCTTAAGCACCAGCATCCGGCCAAGGCAGTATATAGTGCGGAAGAGATCAAAGACCTCGTGCATTACTTGCGGAGTTTGTAA
- a CDS encoding NADAR family protein, with translation MTEPIQFYSTADAYGEFSNFAAYPIELKGKTWPTSEHYFQAQKFAGQPDKEEIRRASSPLLAARMGRDRQRPFRTDWEAVKDSIMREAVLAKFTQHANLREILLSTGDAPIVEHTTNDNYWGDGGGSGKNMLGLILMEVRTKLREEATASQP, from the coding sequence ATGACCGAGCCGATTCAGTTTTATTCCACAGCCGATGCGTACGGCGAATTCTCAAATTTCGCGGCTTACCCGATCGAGTTAAAAGGGAAGACCTGGCCAACGTCGGAGCATTATTTTCAAGCGCAGAAGTTTGCCGGCCAGCCGGATAAAGAAGAGATACGTCGGGCAAGCTCACCGCTGCTCGCCGCCCGGATGGGCCGCGATCGCCAGCGCCCCTTCCGCACCGATTGGGAAGCAGTGAAAGACTCGATCATGCGCGAGGCGGTCCTCGCCAAGTTCACGCAGCATGCCAACCTGCGCGAAATCCTCCTCAGCACCGGCGATGCCCCGATCGTCGAGCACACCACCAACGACAACTACTGGGGCGATGGCGGCGGCAGTGGGAAGAACATGCTGGGGCTGATACTGATGGAAGTCAGGACGAAGTTACGTGAGGAGGCTACTGCTTCCCAACCTTGA